The following are encoded in a window of Flavobacterium cupriresistens genomic DNA:
- a CDS encoding response regulator transcription factor, whose translation MKMKSPSNNYSFLVADDHTVVRQGVSLMIKELFSNALIYKAGNFKDTLDILKEHRIDLLILDVNFPDGNSINIITEIKTIQPEIKILIFSAYDENVYAMRYLNAGASGYLNKETSEEEMKNAISSMILSGKYITQNLKDRILDSYISKKPTNPLDVLSNREIEVAQLLIKGYGNLEIIEHLNIKKTTVSTYKNRIFEKLEIDNLADLINFFHLYSD comes from the coding sequence ATGAAAATGAAATCACCATCCAACAACTATAGTTTTTTAGTCGCTGATGACCATACTGTGGTTCGACAGGGCGTTTCTTTGATGATAAAAGAGTTATTTTCGAATGCTTTAATTTATAAGGCGGGGAATTTTAAGGATACACTTGATATTTTAAAAGAACATAGGATAGATTTACTGATATTAGATGTGAATTTTCCCGACGGAAACAGCATCAACATCATAACAGAAATAAAAACAATCCAGCCGGAAATAAAAATATTAATCTTCTCCGCTTATGATGAGAATGTTTACGCAATGCGGTATTTGAATGCAGGCGCTTCAGGATATCTGAACAAAGAAACCTCTGAAGAAGAAATGAAAAATGCCATCAGTTCGATGATCTTGTCCGGAAAATATATTACGCAGAATCTTAAAGACAGGATTTTGGATTCTTATATTTCAAAAAAACCAACAAATCCGTTAGATGTATTGTCCAATAGAGAAATTGAAGTGGCGCAGCTTTTAATTAAAGGTTATGGTAATCTGGAAATAATAGAACATTTAAACATAAAAAAAACAACAGTAAGTACCTATAAAAACAGAATTTTTGAAAAACTGGAAATAGATAATTTGGCCGATTTAATCAATTTTTTTCATTTGTATTCTGATTAA
- a CDS encoding sensor histidine kinase, with protein MHYTLIACVIFLQITAIVIWYNESSNDSEMSKTMNSMDSLNRITHFTNNINNSFVDSQKSFNNYSIYKDKESLNAYTASLNDISRLIDSLSLITKDNKEFMKVLQEKNQSEHSVESLKSSIDSIIESQVNPDKNNLSRPFKLNKFEYKKILDSIKTDSYMTIDSVSKKGLFSRLGAALAGKVDIQKEQLKITVTMKYNNKIVTGSIEEQFANLFNTTNKYYENQFINLKKSFDNLKDQEAKLKRFNNELLNLEAEVMPHYNNSLKVLQDNTQKQLQKQYDSNKIVRNYTIAILILLMFIISLVLFGFTRLAFQYEKRLTMAQTKIHESLNFKNRIMGMVSHEIRSPLSIISIYSKMIGSSIKDPEIKDTFKSIQFTTNSLLLLANQILEYSKDENYAPKLNKKKFHLKEEIHQIVNSMTSLVESKGNKIEVNSNLILELDVDSDAAKIHQLFYNIIGNANKFTENGLIKVKIDLERTSDKKVNLKVEIEDSGIGIAKNDLKNIFELYYQGTVSDKVNNLGVGLGLNLCKEIVELFNGKIDVQSEEGKGTKIIFNLLISLV; from the coding sequence ATGCACTATACTTTAATAGCCTGTGTTATTTTTTTACAAATAACTGCAATAGTTATTTGGTACAACGAATCGTCTAATGATTCGGAAATGTCAAAAACGATGAATTCAATGGATTCATTGAATCGAATAACACATTTTACGAACAACATAAACAACTCCTTTGTTGATTCTCAAAAAAGCTTTAATAATTATAGTATTTATAAAGACAAAGAATCGCTCAATGCGTACACCGCCAGCTTAAACGATATCAGTCGTTTGATCGACAGTTTAAGCTTAATTACAAAAGACAATAAAGAGTTCATGAAGGTGTTGCAGGAAAAGAACCAGTCCGAACATTCTGTTGAGTCTCTAAAATCCAGTATCGATTCAATAATTGAATCACAGGTCAATCCGGATAAAAATAATTTGTCCCGACCGTTTAAACTAAATAAGTTTGAGTACAAAAAAATCTTAGACAGTATCAAAACGGATTCTTATATGACGATAGACAGCGTGTCTAAAAAAGGATTATTCTCCAGATTGGGAGCTGCTTTAGCCGGAAAAGTGGACATACAAAAAGAGCAGTTGAAGATCACCGTTACAATGAAATATAATAATAAGATAGTGACCGGGAGTATCGAAGAACAATTTGCAAATCTGTTTAATACTACTAATAAATATTACGAAAATCAGTTTATAAACTTAAAAAAGTCATTCGACAATTTAAAAGATCAGGAAGCTAAACTAAAGAGGTTTAATAACGAACTATTGAACTTAGAGGCTGAGGTGATGCCTCATTATAACAATTCATTGAAAGTACTTCAGGACAATACCCAAAAACAGTTGCAGAAGCAGTACGATTCGAATAAAATAGTAAGGAATTATACCATCGCAATTTTGATTCTGCTGATGTTTATCATATCGCTTGTACTTTTTGGTTTCACAAGACTGGCTTTTCAATATGAAAAGAGACTTACAATGGCTCAGACGAAGATTCATGAAAGCCTGAATTTTAAGAATAGAATTATGGGGATGGTCAGTCATGAAATCAGGTCTCCTTTAAGCATTATCTCGATTTACAGTAAAATGATTGGCTCCTCTATAAAAGATCCCGAGATAAAAGATACTTTTAAATCGATACAATTTACTACGAACTCATTGCTTCTTTTAGCCAATCAGATTTTGGAGTACTCGAAAGATGAAAATTATGCGCCTAAACTAAACAAAAAGAAATTTCACCTTAAAGAGGAAATTCATCAGATTGTGAATTCGATGACTTCACTGGTTGAAAGCAAAGGCAATAAAATAGAAGTGAATTCGAATCTGATTTTAGAACTTGATGTCGATTCGGATGCTGCAAAAATTCACCAGCTTTTTTATAACATTATCGGTAATGCGAATAAGTTTACTGAGAACGGATTGATAAAAGTAAAGATAGACCTTGAAAGAACCTCGGATAAGAAAGTAAATTTAAAAGTTGAAATTGAGGACAGCGGAATTGGAATTGCTAAAAATGATCTTAAAAATATATTCGAGCTTTATTATCAGGGAACGGTTTCAGATAAAGTAAACAATCTGGGGGTAGGTTTAGGACTTAATTTATGTAAAGAAATAGTAGAATTGTTTAACGGAAAAATAGACGTTCAAAGCGAGGAAGGAAAAGGGACTAAGATTATTTTTAACCTGCTTATAAGTTTGGTTTAA
- a CDS encoding cyclic peptide export ABC transporter, protein MERITLLKVLKLKLNVALPLLGLFALINGLWSSSLLMLVSNKVAGTPLPFLSDYDWLIYLVLVIVSFVLTYYFKRYMIKVTLNFGKEMVLQIIDKLRLCNYESYLRIGEARVRTAMQDVGTLEALPESFIVFFNAIIMIIAGIGYMFWLYPKGAVMMIIIIIALALVYVKRNEAIENSMTEERDLDDSFMANYNDFLHGFNSIKMSSKRSHSIYFNHIVKNRNNAIKLSIKAELAAFGNELIGQYFFYVIIGVVLFVLPLIFELDQIVISGFMVAFLFLMGPITIFINLMKNIIGFKIAFDRINEFNEITSGSIKDSDLSTSSTNPLPVFENLVIKNLSYKHIDPNGVVTFELQPINLEITKGEVIFISGGNGSGKSTFINLLSGLYIPKSGEILLNNTNLIDRENRSDYRDMISCIFSDNYLFSENYDGFDLLPSNENLTELLNKMKLEEVIRVDVANNKIFQNLSSGQKKRMALIYSLLEDKEIFIFDEWAAEQDPEFRKYFYESIIPELKSKGKTVIAITHDDAYYKFCDRLVKFNYGKIVDQEILFSSVLA, encoded by the coding sequence TTGGAAAGAATAACTTTGCTGAAAGTATTAAAATTAAAATTAAATGTAGCCCTGCCACTGTTAGGATTATTTGCTTTAATAAACGGATTGTGGAGTAGTAGTTTGTTAATGCTTGTCAGTAATAAAGTTGCCGGTACTCCTTTACCGTTTTTAAGTGATTATGATTGGTTGATTTATTTGGTTTTAGTTATTGTTTCGTTTGTCCTGACTTATTATTTTAAAAGGTACATGATTAAGGTTACTTTGAATTTTGGTAAAGAAATGGTACTTCAAATTATAGACAAACTTAGGTTATGTAATTATGAATCCTATTTGCGAATCGGAGAAGCAAGAGTTAGAACTGCGATGCAGGATGTAGGTACATTAGAAGCGTTACCGGAATCTTTTATCGTTTTTTTTAATGCAATAATCATGATAATTGCAGGGATAGGATATATGTTTTGGCTTTATCCGAAAGGAGCTGTAATGATGATAATTATTATTATAGCTTTAGCTTTAGTTTATGTTAAGAGAAATGAAGCCATTGAGAATAGTATGACTGAAGAACGAGATCTTGATGATAGTTTTATGGCTAATTATAACGATTTTTTGCATGGTTTTAATAGCATTAAGATGAGTAGTAAGAGAAGTCATTCGATCTATTTTAATCACATTGTTAAAAATCGTAACAATGCAATCAAATTAAGCATTAAGGCTGAGTTGGCAGCGTTTGGAAATGAATTAATAGGACAGTATTTTTTTTATGTGATAATCGGTGTCGTGCTTTTTGTACTGCCTTTGATTTTTGAGTTAGATCAAATTGTTATTTCCGGTTTCATGGTTGCTTTTCTATTTTTAATGGGGCCAATAACTATTTTTATAAATCTTATGAAAAACATTATTGGATTTAAAATTGCATTTGACAGGATTAATGAATTTAATGAAATTACCAGTGGAAGCATAAAAGACTCGGATTTAAGTACAAGTTCGACTAATCCATTACCTGTTTTTGAAAATTTAGTGATAAAAAACTTGAGTTATAAACACATTGATCCTAACGGTGTAGTTACGTTTGAACTTCAACCGATCAATCTGGAAATAACGAAAGGCGAAGTCATTTTTATTTCGGGAGGAAACGGAAGTGGAAAAAGTACTTTTATCAACTTATTATCCGGACTTTACATACCTAAATCAGGTGAGATATTGTTGAACAATACCAATCTTATTGATCGAGAGAATCGATCTGATTACAGAGATATGATATCATGTATTTTTTCAGATAATTATTTGTTTTCTGAAAATTATGATGGTTTTGATTTGCTTCCGTCTAATGAAAACCTGACAGAACTTCTGAATAAAATGAAACTGGAAGAAGTGATTCGGGTAGATGTGGCGAATAATAAAATATTTCAAAATTTGTCCAGCGGTCAAAAGAAAAGGATGGCATTGATCTATTCATTATTAGAAGACAAAGAGATTTTTATTTTTGATGAATGGGCTGCTGAACAAGATCCGGAGTTCCGAAAATATTTTTATGAAAGTATAATTCCGGAGCTTAAGAGTAAGGGAAAAACCGTAATTGCGATTACACATGACGATGCTTATTATAAATTTTGTGATCGATTAGTAAAATTTAATTATGGCAAAATAGTAGATCAGGAAATTTTATTTTCTTCGGTTCTGGCATAA
- a CDS encoding thioesterase II family protein, translating to MKDNRNKIIALPFAGGNKYSFNSIEKHIPKSLNWVTLELPGRGGRFKENLLVDVDELVDDLIKQIIPLIEDCSYVIYGHSMGTLLGYELAKKIILLGLKQPTCLFFTGRGAPGFNRFTNKKSLLQEEEFWQEVEKIGGLPKEILECKELLELYYPIMKSDFQAIEDYNFKVMEEPFTFPIHICMGKEEIGEGEEKTTLTDMKAWKDETSSPCTFELLEGDHFFILKHPEVMAQKIAHMAHGARINAY from the coding sequence ATGAAAGATAATAGAAATAAAATTATTGCCCTTCCTTTTGCCGGAGGTAATAAATATAGTTTTAACAGTATTGAAAAACACATACCTAAAAGTTTAAATTGGGTAACCTTGGAATTACCAGGAAGAGGTGGTCGTTTTAAAGAGAATTTATTAGTGGATGTTGATGAATTAGTAGACGATCTTATCAAACAAATTATTCCGCTTATCGAAGATTGCAGTTATGTGATTTATGGACATAGTATGGGAACGTTATTGGGATACGAATTAGCAAAAAAAATAATTCTGCTGGGGTTAAAACAACCAACATGTCTTTTCTTTACCGGTAGGGGAGCACCGGGCTTTAATCGGTTTACTAATAAAAAATCTTTATTACAAGAAGAGGAGTTTTGGCAGGAAGTTGAAAAAATTGGAGGATTACCAAAAGAGATCTTAGAATGTAAAGAGCTTTTAGAGTTGTATTATCCCATAATGAAATCAGATTTTCAAGCTATTGAAGATTATAATTTTAAAGTGATGGAGGAGCCGTTTACCTTTCCTATTCATATCTGCATGGGAAAAGAGGAAATCGGCGAAGGAGAAGAAAAAACAACTTTAACCGACATGAAAGCATGGAAAGATGAAACATCTTCGCCTTGTACGTTTGAGTTACTGGAAGGTGATCACTTTTTTATTCTTAAACATCCGGAAGTAATGGCACAAAAAATAGCTCATATGGCTCATGGTGCCAGAATAAATGCGTACTAA
- a CDS encoding 4'-phosphopantetheinyl transferase family protein has protein sequence MIHLFFTRFDKPISSDNWSRLQEYLSPELRKKSNSYRKWEDQHAFVLGRLLLMECLNEIGISKNAILDIKYNEFGKPFLNNDIDFNISHSGNFVICAIAQKAKLGIDIEVITPIDFKDYNYILTAEEWQKIHLSEDPLKSFFRLWTMKESLIKAVGNGLSIPLLDITIHNNKVLYDNKSWNLTELVLSENSCASVATTIAHPNFVFFEVDYSTGFKEKKIIQTNIKKIESPF, from the coding sequence TTGATACATCTTTTTTTTACAAGATTTGACAAACCAATTTCTTCTGATAATTGGTCCCGTTTACAAGAATATCTATCGCCGGAATTACGTAAAAAAAGTAATTCATACCGAAAATGGGAAGACCAACATGCGTTTGTCCTTGGAAGACTGCTGCTAATGGAATGTTTAAACGAAATAGGCATAAGTAAAAACGCCATACTTGATATAAAATACAACGAATTTGGAAAGCCTTTTTTAAATAACGATATTGATTTTAATATCTCTCATTCAGGTAATTTTGTGATTTGCGCCATTGCACAAAAAGCAAAATTAGGCATTGACATTGAAGTGATAACTCCTATTGATTTTAAAGATTACAACTATATTTTGACAGCAGAAGAATGGCAAAAAATTCATCTGTCAGAAGATCCTCTGAAATCCTTCTTCAGACTTTGGACTATGAAAGAGAGTTTGATCAAAGCAGTAGGAAACGGTCTGTCCATTCCATTATTAGATATCACTATACATAACAATAAAGTACTATACGATAACAAGTCATGGAATCTGACTGAGTTAGTCTTAAGCGAAAATAGCTGCGCCAGTGTAGCAACAACCATTGCACACCCAAATTTCGTTTTTTTTGAGGTTGATTATTCTACCGGTTTTAAAGAGAAGAAAATAATACAGACCAACATTAAGAAAATCGAGTCGCCATTTTAA
- a CDS encoding response regulator, with protein MIKVLIVDDHHLFAEGVKSMFKPEDGIEIVEHTKNGNTIPSILDTMTIDTILMDIDMPILDGIASMELLKSKGYDVPILMLTMHQSMKQIKSALEKGAQGYILKDASKAELVQAIIDTSQRKNYFHSKINEQLFNYFRGKNLNKNNMQELSEREKEIIKCVADGMNTKAISGILFISEHTVKTHRRNIMHKLQVKTSPELIKLAIEKGII; from the coding sequence ATGATAAAAGTATTGATAGTAGACGACCACCATCTGTTTGCCGAAGGCGTAAAATCGATGTTCAAACCGGAAGATGGTATTGAAATAGTCGAGCATACAAAAAACGGAAATACTATTCCGTCTATCCTGGATACGATGACAATTGACACTATCCTGATGGATATAGACATGCCAATACTGGACGGAATTGCCAGCATGGAATTATTAAAAAGCAAGGGGTATGATGTGCCGATATTAATGCTGACCATGCACCAATCCATGAAACAAATTAAGAGCGCCCTCGAAAAAGGCGCCCAGGGTTATATTCTAAAAGATGCTTCAAAAGCCGAGCTTGTACAGGCGATTATCGATACCAGTCAGCGCAAGAATTATTTTCACAGCAAAATCAACGAGCAACTGTTTAATTATTTCCGTGGAAAAAACTTAAATAAGAACAACATGCAGGAGCTTTCGGAACGCGAAAAAGAAATCATAAAATGCGTTGCCGACGGAATGAACACCAAAGCCATATCCGGTATCCTTTTTATCAGCGAACATACCGTAAAAACACACCGTCGGAATATCATGCACAAACTACAGGTAAAAACTTCGCCTGAACTCATTAAATTGGCCATTGAAAAAGGTATTATCTGA
- a CDS encoding aspartate aminotransferase family protein, whose product MELLKDYHLSQGAKIISSSLPGEKSKVLLELQKNIEGSVVSYPKKMPIALKRAKGSIVEDVDGNQFIDFFGGCGVLNVGHSNAFVMEYVKEQQEELVHALDFPTENKLFLIQKILNNLPEEIREDYKVSFGGPTGSDAVEAAIKLAKIKTGRDGIIAFSGGYHGMTSGALAVTSDTFFRKKISSLIPNVHFVPYSYCYRCPFNKEESTCNYDCANHFEWILETGHSGITLPAAIILEPIQGEGGNIVPRKGFLERIVKIANKHGVIVIFDEIQSGFYRTGKFLEFMNTKAVPDIITFSKGFGGIGFPISGLIYKRDIEAWETAEHIGTFRGNQVSIAAARGAFDFIEKYKIEDYANFIGDYLKEELNLLALDHPFIGEVRGRGMMIGVEFVKNKTSKKPFPEYLKEFRTECFHRGLLFEVGGHYNNVLRLVPPLITTKEIVDAAIIIMKEAFVVCEEKNLSQALV is encoded by the coding sequence ATGGAATTACTTAAGGATTATCATTTGTCTCAAGGGGCAAAAATCATTTCATCTTCATTACCTGGAGAAAAATCAAAAGTTTTATTAGAATTACAGAAAAACATTGAAGGTAGTGTTGTTTCATATCCTAAGAAAATGCCCATTGCTTTAAAACGTGCAAAAGGTAGTATTGTAGAAGATGTAGACGGAAATCAATTTATTGATTTTTTTGGAGGTTGTGGCGTATTAAATGTAGGGCACAGTAATGCCTTTGTAATGGAATATGTTAAAGAACAACAGGAAGAATTAGTTCATGCATTGGATTTTCCAACAGAAAACAAACTTTTTTTAATTCAAAAAATATTAAACAATTTACCGGAAGAGATTCGTGAAGATTACAAAGTTAGTTTTGGTGGACCAACAGGTTCTGATGCAGTTGAAGCTGCAATAAAATTGGCGAAAATAAAAACAGGTCGTGATGGTATTATTGCTTTCTCAGGTGGATACCACGGAATGACTTCTGGTGCTTTGGCGGTGACCTCGGATACTTTTTTTAGAAAAAAAATATCCTCACTTATTCCAAATGTACATTTTGTACCCTATAGTTATTGCTATCGTTGTCCATTTAATAAAGAAGAGAGTACTTGTAATTATGATTGTGCAAATCATTTTGAATGGATCTTGGAAACAGGACATTCCGGTATAACACTTCCTGCTGCAATTATATTAGAACCAATACAAGGAGAAGGTGGAAATATTGTTCCAAGAAAAGGATTTTTGGAGCGTATCGTAAAAATAGCAAATAAGCATGGTGTAATTGTAATTTTTGATGAGATTCAAAGTGGTTTCTACAGAACAGGAAAATTTTTGGAATTCATGAATACAAAAGCAGTTCCGGATATAATTACATTCTCAAAAGGTTTTGGAGGAATAGGATTTCCAATTTCCGGACTAATTTATAAAAGAGATATTGAGGCTTGGGAAACGGCAGAACATATTGGAACTTTTAGAGGTAATCAAGTGAGTATAGCTGCAGCCAGAGGGGCGTTTGATTTTATAGAAAAATATAAAATTGAAGATTACGCAAACTTTATCGGGGACTATTTGAAAGAGGAATTGAATTTGTTGGCATTGGATCATCCGTTTATAGGAGAAGTACGTGGAAGAGGAATGATGATAGGGGTAGAGTTTGTAAAAAATAAAACTTCTAAAAAACCTTTCCCGGAGTATTTGAAAGAGTTTAGAACAGAATGTTTTCACAGAGGATTATTGTTTGAGGTAGGAGGTCATTATAACAACGTATTGCGATTAGTTCCGCCTTTAATTACAACTAAAGAAATTGTTGACGCTGCCATAATAATAATGAAAGAGGCCTTTGTTGTTTGTGAAGAAAAGAATTTATCACAAGCTCTGGTTTAA
- a CDS encoding sensor histidine kinase, with product MEFDFYNTKKKANTNIFKSKVFDEIQDALFVFTISADNDYDIPFMNDVTYEMFEVLSNVMFTDTVFSIYDRIHKEDKKLVVNSLFDAIKKRRKWSVEFRAELPLNGLSWFKVTSKRMVNKDGSSEFCGRIRDITEFKEQELRLKRTEERFKFMLETSNAGIWDWDLKTNRFCYSPQSLNILEWKASDISNTQEGWNKIMHPDDREAYTEALKDHFNNKTPFFENFMRVLTSDQKYKWILSKGMVVERDAAGRSLKIIGTHSDVSFQKEKELELKRELEVYKEKNNRLLNFSHIVSHNLNAHAGNFKVLLDLIDSEESFDDKVETIKYLRAVSGDLSKTIEDLSQIVNVQNNTEINVETLNLNSYLSRVLNIVNAYSESNNVTILNNVSPEAVVRFNPAYLESVLQNLSTNAIKYADPEKPLIVEFNFFIENGKKTFTVKDNGLGIDLEKYGNLIFGMYKTFHKNEKANGLGLYITKNQIESMNGKITVESKVGVGTTFKIVFND from the coding sequence ATGGAATTTGATTTTTACAATACAAAGAAAAAAGCAAACACAAATATTTTTAAATCTAAAGTATTTGATGAGATTCAGGACGCTCTTTTCGTATTTACGATTTCGGCAGATAACGACTATGACATACCTTTTATGAATGATGTAACTTATGAAATGTTTGAAGTCTTATCGAATGTGATGTTTACCGATACCGTATTTTCTATTTACGACCGAATTCATAAAGAGGATAAAAAACTAGTTGTGAACTCTTTGTTTGACGCTATTAAAAAAAGAAGAAAATGGAGTGTGGAGTTTCGGGCAGAATTGCCTTTGAACGGATTAAGCTGGTTTAAAGTGACCTCAAAACGAATGGTCAATAAAGATGGAAGTTCAGAATTTTGTGGACGAATTAGAGATATTACGGAGTTTAAAGAGCAAGAATTAAGACTTAAAAGAACTGAAGAACGTTTTAAGTTTATGTTAGAGACTTCAAATGCCGGTATTTGGGATTGGGATCTGAAAACGAACAGGTTTTGCTACTCACCACAATCACTGAATATATTAGAATGGAAAGCTTCCGATATTTCTAATACACAAGAGGGATGGAATAAAATAATGCATCCGGATGATCGTGAAGCATACACTGAAGCACTGAAGGATCATTTTAATAATAAAACTCCTTTCTTCGAAAACTTTATGCGCGTACTGACTTCTGATCAAAAATACAAATGGATTCTTAGCAAAGGAATGGTAGTAGAACGTGATGCTGCCGGGAGATCCTTAAAAATAATAGGGACTCACAGTGATGTTTCTTTTCAAAAAGAAAAAGAGTTGGAGTTGAAGAGAGAGCTGGAAGTATACAAGGAGAAAAACAACAGATTGTTGAATTTTTCGCATATCGTATCTCATAATCTAAATGCGCACGCAGGTAATTTTAAAGTACTTCTGGACCTGATCGATTCCGAAGAAAGTTTTGATGATAAAGTTGAAACCATAAAATACCTGCGTGCGGTTTCGGGAGATCTTAGTAAAACAATTGAAGATTTGTCTCAAATTGTAAATGTTCAGAACAATACCGAAATCAATGTTGAGACGCTGAATTTGAACAGTTATTTAAGCAGGGTACTCAATATTGTTAATGCCTATAGCGAGAGTAATAATGTTACGATACTAAATAACGTTTCCCCCGAGGCAGTTGTCCGTTTTAATCCGGCATATCTTGAAAGTGTATTGCAAAATTTGAGTACCAATGCTATTAAATATGCAGATCCTGAAAAACCACTAATCGTTGAATTTAATTTTTTCATTGAAAACGGGAAAAAAACATTCACAGTAAAAGACAATGGTTTAGGAATCGACCTGGAGAAATATGGAAATTTAATTTTCGGAATGTATAAAACATTTCATAAAAACGAAAAAGCAAACGGTTTAGGCTTGTACATTACAAAAAACCAGATCGAGTCTATGAATGGAAAGATTACGGTTGAAAGTAAGGTAGGAGTAGGGACGACATTTAAAATTGTGTTTAATGATTAA